The following proteins are co-located in the Aurantiacibacter atlanticus genome:
- the ribB gene encoding 3,4-dihydroxy-2-butanone-4-phosphate synthase: MNDITIKKVREIVSKGKITRAGLARAAGLHANTLRDCTEESWNPTADTLGKLNRFMTENDEAPVLVGIEEIIEEARNGRMYILVDDEDRENEGDLIIPAQMATPNAVNFMATHGRGLICLALTAQRGSELGLELMSSRNRTSHETAFTVAIEAREGVTTGISAADRARTVSVAIDSSKGADDIVTPGHVFPLLARPGGVLVRAGHTEAAVDISRLAGLNPSGVICEIMNEDGTMARLDDLISFGRKHGLKIGTIRDLIEYRMRHDHLVKRTNESTFQSDYGGDWRVASYRNSVDGSINFVLQKGNVIPGQPVLTRMHAISIFDDVLGRSGDKKRVLQRCMAAIGEEGNGVIVVLVPNKSASLETELGGADRDTGELREYGIGAQILADIGVHDMILLTNSNHNVVGLQGYGISVVEERPIPE, encoded by the coding sequence ATGAACGATATTACTATCAAAAAAGTGCGTGAGATCGTGTCGAAAGGCAAGATAACCCGCGCCGGACTCGCTCGTGCTGCCGGACTGCATGCAAACACCTTGCGCGATTGCACAGAGGAAAGCTGGAATCCCACCGCGGATACCTTGGGTAAACTCAATCGCTTCATGACCGAGAATGACGAAGCGCCTGTGCTCGTCGGGATTGAGGAGATCATCGAGGAAGCGCGCAACGGCCGCATGTATATTCTCGTGGATGATGAAGATCGCGAGAATGAAGGCGATCTTATCATCCCTGCACAGATGGCCACACCCAATGCCGTCAACTTCATGGCCACCCATGGCCGCGGCCTCATCTGTCTGGCGTTGACCGCTCAGCGCGGCTCGGAGCTCGGGCTTGAATTGATGAGCAGCCGAAATCGCACCAGTCATGAAACGGCCTTTACGGTCGCCATCGAAGCCCGTGAAGGCGTGACAACGGGCATAAGCGCGGCGGACCGTGCGCGAACCGTTTCGGTCGCCATCGATTCATCCAAGGGCGCGGACGATATCGTGACACCCGGCCATGTATTCCCCTTGCTCGCACGTCCGGGCGGCGTTCTGGTGCGTGCCGGCCATACAGAGGCTGCCGTTGACATTTCGCGCCTGGCCGGGCTGAATCCCAGCGGCGTGATTTGCGAGATCATGAATGAAGACGGCACTATGGCGCGGCTGGATGATCTCATCTCATTTGGCCGCAAACATGGCCTGAAGATAGGTACGATCCGCGATCTCATCGAATATCGCATGCGTCACGATCACCTCGTGAAGCGCACCAATGAAAGCACGTTCCAGTCCGATTATGGCGGAGACTGGCGGGTGGCATCTTATCGCAACTCGGTCGATGGCTCGATCAACTTCGTGTTGCAAAAAGGAAATGTCATCCCCGGACAACCAGTTCTGACACGGATGCATGCGATCTCGATCTTCGATGACGTGCTGGGCCGTTCCGGTGACAAGAAACGCGTATTGCAACGCTGCATGGCCGCCATTGGCGAAGAAGGTAACGGCGTGATCGTGGTGCTTGTGCCCAACAAGTCTGCCTCGCTGGAGACAGAACTCGGAGGCGCAGACAGGGACACTGGCGAATTGCGCGAATATGGCATAGGCGCGCAGATCCTTGCCGATATTGGCGTGCATGACATGATCTTGCTGACCAATTCGAACCACAATGTCGTTGGCCTGCAAGGCTATGGCATCAGCGTGGTCGAAGAACGTCCTATTCCGGAGTAA
- the ribH gene encoding 6,7-dimethyl-8-ribityllumazine synthase gives MANFLIVEARFYGHLNDMLIAGAKAALESAGHSAEVVTVPGALEVPGAISMAAESDRYDGFVAIGVVIRGETYHFEIVAGESARALMALTMDSLAIGNGILTTENETQAIARADPAQGDKGGEAAKAAMRLLELRDEFA, from the coding sequence ATGGCCAATTTCCTGATAGTCGAGGCCCGTTTTTACGGCCATCTCAATGATATGCTGATAGCAGGCGCGAAGGCCGCGCTAGAATCAGCCGGACATTCTGCCGAGGTGGTGACCGTGCCTGGCGCATTGGAAGTGCCCGGCGCAATTTCCATGGCTGCGGAAAGCGATCGTTATGACGGTTTCGTCGCCATTGGCGTGGTAATCCGCGGAGAGACGTATCATTTCGAGATCGTCGCCGGGGAAAGCGCCCGTGCGCTTATGGCACTGACGATGGATTCTCTTGCCATTGGCAATGGCATTCTCACCACCGAAAATGAAACGCAGGCCATCGCCCGCGCTGATCCTGCTCAAGGTGACAAGGGCGGTGAAGCTGCCAAGGCTGCAATGCGGCTACTGGAATTGCGCGACGAATTTGCTTGA
- the eno gene encoding phosphopyruvate hydratase has product MTAIIEVFGREILDSRGNPTVEVDVLLEDGSSGRAAVPSGASTGAHEAVELRDGDAGRYMGKGVTKAVAAVNGPIADLLCALDAEDQRDVDMAMLALDGTANKSKLGANAILGASMAVAKAAAHARGMPLWAYVGGVSAHVLPVPMMNIVNGGEHADNPIDVQEFMIMPVGAPTLAEAVRWGSEIFHTLKKGLSDKGLSTSVGDEGGFAPDLASTRDALDFIMTSVEKAGFTPGDDVVLALDCASTEFFADGRYDLAGEQLSLSSQEMADYLAQLCADYPIKSIEDGMAEDDFEGWKALTEAVGDKVQLVGDDLFVTNPERLRMGIEQGLANSLLVKVNQIGTLTETLEAVDIAHRAGYTSVMSHRSGETEDATIADLAVATNCGQIKTGSLARSDRLAKYNQLIRIEQDLGDSALYAGKGCFGRLA; this is encoded by the coding sequence ATGACCGCGATAATTGAAGTTTTTGGCCGCGAAATTCTGGATAGTCGGGGCAATCCCACCGTTGAGGTGGATGTGCTTCTGGAAGATGGCAGTTCGGGCCGCGCGGCAGTACCGTCAGGCGCTTCCACCGGCGCACATGAGGCTGTTGAACTGCGCGATGGCGACGCGGGCCGTTATATGGGCAAAGGCGTGACCAAGGCTGTTGCGGCGGTCAACGGACCGATTGCCGATCTGTTGTGCGCGCTGGATGCCGAAGACCAGCGCGATGTGGATATGGCGATGCTTGCACTGGATGGCACTGCCAATAAATCCAAGCTTGGTGCCAATGCGATTTTGGGCGCAAGTATGGCCGTGGCGAAGGCCGCTGCCCATGCACGCGGCATGCCGCTGTGGGCTTATGTCGGCGGCGTTTCGGCGCATGTCCTACCCGTTCCGATGATGAACATCGTCAATGGCGGCGAACATGCCGATAACCCGATTGACGTGCAAGAATTCATGATCATGCCGGTCGGCGCGCCGACTTTGGCAGAGGCTGTCCGCTGGGGTTCCGAAATCTTCCATACACTGAAGAAGGGCCTTTCCGACAAGGGACTGTCGACCTCAGTGGGGGACGAAGGCGGCTTCGCGCCCGATCTGGCCAGCACGCGCGACGCGCTCGATTTCATCATGACATCTGTTGAAAAGGCAGGGTTTACGCCGGGTGATGACGTAGTGCTGGCGCTGGACTGCGCCTCCACCGAATTTTTCGCCGATGGACGATATGATCTGGCTGGCGAACAACTATCACTCAGCTCTCAGGAAATGGCTGATTACCTTGCTCAATTATGTGCCGACTATCCGATCAAGTCGATCGAAGACGGCATGGCTGAGGACGATTTTGAAGGTTGGAAGGCGTTGACAGAGGCGGTTGGCGACAAGGTCCAGCTGGTGGGTGACGATCTTTTCGTGACCAATCCAGAACGGCTGCGCATGGGTATTGAGCAAGGCCTCGCCAATTCCCTGCTGGTGAAGGTCAACCAGATCGGAACCCTGACTGAAACGCTGGAAGCGGTAGATATCGCACATCGTGCCGGTTACACTTCTGTGATGAGCCATCGATCGGGTGAAACCGAGGATGCGACTATCGCTGATCTTGCGGTTGCTACCAATTGCGGACAGATCAAGACAGGCTCGCTTGCCCGCTCGGACCGGCTGGCAAAATACAATCAGCTCATTCGCATAGAACAGGATTTGGGCGACAGTGCGCTTTATGCCGGCAAAGGCTGCTTTGGTCGACTGGCCTGA
- a CDS encoding phage holin family protein has protein sequence MQEDDSVVRPPDGGTMRLPEPPVDTQAPVDPVEGLRGAAPEDADRAAKRSLFDDFEALFDDARTYVDAELSYQKSRAGFVADRLKKAVAFGLVGAYFGVLATVALAVGLIIALTPLITAWGATALVVIALLLIAFLLIRRARQAWNELSGAMNSTEDEPAQND, from the coding sequence GTGCAAGAGGACGATAGCGTTGTCCGCCCTCCTGATGGCGGAACGATGCGCCTTCCTGAACCACCCGTTGATACGCAAGCCCCGGTAGATCCTGTAGAGGGCCTCCGGGGCGCCGCACCCGAAGATGCCGATAGAGCCGCAAAACGCTCTCTTTTCGACGATTTCGAGGCATTGTTTGATGACGCGCGGACCTATGTGGATGCGGAACTCAGCTATCAGAAAAGTCGAGCTGGTTTTGTTGCAGACCGCTTGAAGAAGGCTGTCGCCTTCGGGCTTGTCGGAGCATATTTTGGCGTACTGGCGACCGTTGCGCTTGCTGTCGGCCTTATCATCGCATTGACCCCCCTGATTACTGCCTGGGGTGCAACGGCGCTGGTTGTAATCGCGCTGTTGCTGATCGCCTTTCTCCTTATCCGCCGTGCGCGTCAGGCGTGGAACGAATTATCCGGCGCAATGAACTCTACTGAAGATGAGCCGGCCCAGAATGACTGA
- a CDS encoding DUF4170 domain-containing protein, with product MSDDQQLLHLVIGGRVNDPRSVDFKDLKDIHVVGFFPNYAEAEEAWRGWAQRTVDDAEMKYVIVHLHKLLEPELPGI from the coding sequence ATGTCCGACGATCAGCAACTTCTTCACCTCGTGATAGGCGGCCGGGTCAACGATCCCCGCAGTGTCGACTTCAAGGATTTGAAGGACATACATGTCGTGGGGTTCTTCCCCAACTATGCAGAGGCGGAGGAAGCATGGCGCGGATGGGCGCAGCGCACTGTTGATGATGCAGAAATGAAATACGTGATCGTCCATCTGCATAAATTGCTGGAGCCGGAACTTCCCGGAATATAG
- a CDS encoding IS110 family transposase, with protein sequence MSIRNQPRDAAVFGIDIGKTVFHVVGLDAAHAPIQKATFRRETLLQFFERASPVLVGMEACPGSQWLARKLLGMGHTVRIVPAQFVKPFVKSNKNDIIDAEAIAEAVTRPTMRFVEIRTPEQIDLQALHRVRDRMIAHRTRLISQMRAFCLEYGIAIHQGAGKFKAEIPRVLADETNELTPSMRRILTEVHGEMMELEQRITAMNHEIEAIAARSDTARRLMTVPGIGPLASTALLAAAGSGRQFRRARDLAAWLGLVPREHSTGGKTKLLGISKRGNKYLRRMIVHGARSCVTHLDRSRDRLGPWLDGLESRMHKNKVTVALAAKIARVVWVILTKPGATYERRVPAFG encoded by the coding sequence ATGAGCATACGCAACCAACCAAGAGATGCAGCCGTCTTCGGCATCGACATTGGCAAAACAGTCTTTCACGTTGTCGGCCTCGATGCGGCCCATGCACCGATCCAGAAGGCGACATTCAGGCGGGAGACGTTGCTGCAGTTTTTCGAACGCGCGTCGCCGGTTCTGGTCGGGATGGAAGCATGCCCCGGTTCGCAGTGGCTGGCGCGCAAGCTGCTAGGGATGGGGCACACAGTTAGGATCGTGCCGGCACAATTCGTGAAGCCCTTCGTAAAGTCGAACAAGAACGACATCATCGACGCGGAAGCCATTGCGGAAGCCGTCACTAGGCCGACGATGCGCTTCGTAGAGATAAGGACACCGGAGCAGATCGACCTGCAAGCACTCCACCGGGTGCGAGACCGGATGATCGCCCATCGAACGAGGCTGATCAGCCAGATGCGCGCCTTCTGTCTCGAGTATGGTATCGCGATCCATCAGGGCGCAGGCAAGTTCAAGGCCGAGATACCGCGCGTGCTTGCGGATGAGACCAACGAGCTCACCCCTTCGATGCGCCGGATCCTGACGGAGGTTCACGGCGAGATGATGGAACTCGAACAGCGCATCACAGCCATGAACCACGAGATCGAAGCCATCGCCGCGCGCAGCGATACCGCACGGCGCCTGATGACTGTGCCGGGCATCGGACCGCTGGCCTCGACCGCTCTGCTGGCGGCGGCAGGGTCGGGACGTCAGTTCCGCAGGGCACGTGATCTCGCTGCCTGGCTCGGTCTAGTGCCGCGCGAACACTCGACCGGCGGGAAGACTAAGCTGCTTGGCATCAGCAAGCGCGGCAATAAATACCTGCGAAGGATGATCGTCCATGGTGCTCGATCCTGTGTTACACATCTCGATAGAAGCAGGGACCGCTTGGGCCCATGGCTCGACGGGCTTGAGAGCAGGATGCACAAGAACAAGGTCACGGTCGCCCTGGCTGCCAAGATCGCTCGCGTTGTCTGGGTGATTCTGACCAAGCCGGGCGCCACCTACGAGCGGCGCGTTCCAGCGTTCGGCTGA
- a CDS encoding sulfatase-like hydrolase/transferase: protein MIPVFALTSMAGIAAAQIPSVTLKRVILAGTIGYSIFYYICVSFNLDIEKASSLFPLLMEISPLRSPEYIMSLAAFIVTASIALKKAPHVRRFSSPMSYLIAVLFTIGLLYADHFASADTRSTYSRLPPPGTSFASATGLTGIEVPGPDSRNLVIVIVESWGVPQGERVQAIFDADWKRPHWATRYDVSQGNVPFYGSTTSGELRELCGRYSTYSEVGTFTDDCLPSRYLKAGYQTTAYHGFSRSFFSRDEWYPKIGFGRSKFRDILESEGISECKGVFAGSCDREIPAAIAEQLKSSHSPQMIYFLTLNTHLPIMDDPKLGTADCQLGGTAWAQANPQLCRLFLLHHQLADEIDRMAMDQLLPPTDFLIVGDHFPAFFDRSNRKHFVPGVVPWVFLSYRADANGEELDERIGQSH from the coding sequence ATGATACCCGTCTTCGCATTGACCTCCATGGCAGGTATTGCCGCCGCGCAAATTCCTTCTGTGACATTAAAGAGAGTCATCTTGGCGGGGACCATCGGATATAGCATATTCTACTATATTTGCGTATCATTTAATCTCGATATCGAAAAGGCAAGCTCCCTTTTCCCATTGTTGATGGAAATAAGTCCACTGCGTTCTCCAGAGTACATAATGTCTCTTGCAGCCTTCATTGTCACTGCTTCCATTGCTTTGAAGAAGGCGCCGCATGTACGCAGGTTTTCTTCTCCGATGTCCTATCTTATCGCAGTTCTTTTCACAATTGGTCTTCTATATGCCGACCATTTCGCATCTGCAGATACACGCAGTACCTACAGCCGCCTTCCGCCCCCTGGGACCTCTTTCGCTTCCGCAACCGGTCTGACAGGGATCGAGGTACCTGGTCCAGATTCTCGCAATCTGGTTATCGTAATTGTGGAATCCTGGGGTGTGCCTCAGGGCGAGCGGGTTCAAGCAATTTTCGACGCTGATTGGAAACGCCCGCACTGGGCGACGCGATATGACGTCAGCCAGGGCAATGTTCCATTCTACGGGTCAACGACGAGTGGCGAGCTACGAGAGCTTTGCGGCCGCTATTCCACATATTCGGAGGTCGGAACATTTACAGATGATTGTTTGCCCTCCCGCTATCTGAAAGCCGGATATCAGACCACAGCCTATCACGGGTTTTCGCGGAGCTTCTTCTCGCGTGACGAATGGTATCCAAAAATAGGCTTCGGCCGATCCAAGTTTAGGGACATATTGGAAAGCGAGGGCATTTCGGAGTGTAAAGGCGTATTCGCTGGCTCCTGCGATCGAGAAATCCCCGCAGCAATAGCCGAGCAGCTGAAATCTTCGCATTCGCCGCAAATGATCTATTTCTTGACGCTGAACACGCATCTACCGATCATGGATGATCCGAAGCTCGGTACAGCGGATTGTCAACTGGGAGGGACGGCTTGGGCTCAAGCGAACCCTCAGCTTTGTCGACTGTTCCTGCTCCATCATCAGCTTGCCGATGAAATTGACAGGATGGCGATGGACCAACTCCTACCACCTACGGATTTCCTCATCGTAGGCGATCACTTTCCAGCATTTTTCGACCGCAGCAACCGCAAGCATTTTGTCCCTGGCGTCGTGCCTTGGGTATTCCTCAGCTATCGCGCCGATGCAAACGGTGAAGAGCTGGACGAGAGGATAGGTCAGTCACACTAA
- the greA gene encoding transcription elongation factor GreA, translated as MQKVPMLAEGYEKLTADLKAFRAERPLIVDAIEEARAHGDLSENAEYHAAKERQGQVEAQIADLEDKVSRAQIIDPASLSGDRVVFGATVTVLDEDDKPLKYQIVGQAESDAKVGRVSYESPLARALIGKSVGDEVEVTVPSGEKFYLVDKIEFI; from the coding sequence ATGCAAAAAGTGCCGATGCTGGCTGAAGGCTACGAAAAGCTGACCGCTGATCTCAAGGCATTTCGGGCCGAGCGCCCCTTGATCGTGGATGCGATCGAGGAAGCGCGCGCGCATGGCGACCTTTCGGAAAATGCCGAATATCACGCCGCCAAGGAACGTCAGGGCCAGGTCGAAGCGCAGATTGCCGATCTTGAAGACAAGGTCAGCCGCGCGCAGATCATTGATCCAGCTTCGCTTTCTGGCGATCGCGTAGTGTTTGGTGCGACTGTCACCGTTCTGGATGAAGATGACAAGCCGTTGAAATATCAGATCGTCGGTCAAGCGGAGAGCGATGCCAAGGTTGGGCGCGTTTCCTATGAAAGTCCGCTCGCCCGTGCCCTGATCGGCAAGAGCGTCGGTGATGAAGTCGAAGTGACTGTCCCTTCCGGCGAGAAGTTCTATCTCGTGGACAAGATCGAATTCATTTGA
- the carB gene encoding carbamoyl-phosphate synthase large subunit produces MPKRTDISSILVIGAGPIIIGQACEFDYSGTQAIKALREDGYRVILVNSNPATIMTDPDMADATYIEPITPDIVAKIIAKERPDALLPTMGGQTALNCALALDADGTLEKYGVEMIGAKADVIDKAENRLRFRDAMDKIGLESARSGTAHNLVEALEVLDRTGLPSIIRPSFTMGGTGGGIAYNKAEFEAIVKSGLDASPTTEVLIEESLLGWKEFEMEVVRDKADNCIIICSIENVDPMGVHTGDSITVAPALTLTDKEYQIMRNASIACLREIGVETGGSNVQFAVNPEDGRLIVIEMNPRVSRSSALASKATGFPIARVAAKLAVGYTLDEITNEITGATPASFEPTLDYVVTKIPRFAFEKFKGADNLLSTAMKSVGEVMAIGRNFKESLQKALRGLETGLDGFNRMVELEGGNRETITAALSRATPDRLLNIGQAFREGFTLEDVQAITHYDPWFLRHVEEIIYEEAMIGQNGLPNTAEELRRLKAMGFSDKRLATLAVRSVGVAGGLGETQARRSGLLHDALRAMAGATSEEEVRKLRQKLGVLPVFKRIDSCAAEFEAVTPYMYSTYEAPSFGEPENEAWPSDREKVVILGGGPNRIGQGIEFDYCCVHACFALSAAGYETIMVNCNPETVSTDYDTSDRLYFEPLTAEDVLEILRVEHSRGTLKGVIVQFGGQTPLKLASALENAGIPILGTSPDAIDLAEDRERFARLINKLKLKQPENGIAYSRDEAMAVAHRIGYPVLLRPSYVLGGRAMEIVDSDAQLDNYIATAVNVSGSSPVLVDQYLRDAIECDVDVLCDGNDVVVAGVMQHIEEAGVHSGDSACSLPPYSLSDEIVEELERQSEALAIALEVRGLMNVQFAVKDGEVYLIEVNPRASRTVPFVAKATGSQIAKIAARVMAGEKLADLPKIRREMDYVAVKEAVFPFARFPGSDPVLTPEMKSTGEVMGIDSDFATAYTKSQIAGGSDLPKGGTLFVSVKDGDKPHIVEPVRQLLDYGFNVVATGGTQQYLAEQGLPVERINKVAEGRPHIVDKISDGEITLVFNTTEGWQSHKDSQSIRASVLENRVPYYTTAAASVAAAQAIVSVSASDLAVRSLQDYYS; encoded by the coding sequence ATGCCCAAACGCACTGACATCTCCTCCATCCTCGTCATTGGCGCTGGCCCGATTATTATCGGTCAAGCTTGCGAGTTTGATTACTCCGGCACGCAGGCCATCAAGGCTTTGCGCGAGGACGGCTATCGCGTGATCCTCGTCAATTCCAATCCCGCCACGATCATGACCGATCCTGACATGGCGGATGCCACCTACATCGAGCCGATCACGCCCGATATCGTCGCCAAGATCATCGCCAAGGAACGGCCCGATGCGCTGCTGCCTACGATGGGCGGACAGACCGCATTGAATTGCGCGCTGGCGTTGGATGCTGACGGCACGCTGGAGAAATACGGCGTCGAGATGATCGGGGCCAAGGCCGATGTGATCGACAAGGCCGAGAACCGCCTGCGTTTCCGCGATGCGATGGACAAAATTGGCCTTGAAAGCGCGCGCAGCGGCACCGCGCACAATCTGGTTGAGGCGCTGGAGGTGCTCGACCGCACCGGCCTGCCGTCCATCATCCGCCCCAGCTTCACCATGGGCGGCACCGGCGGCGGCATAGCCTATAACAAGGCTGAATTTGAAGCGATCGTGAAGAGCGGCCTCGACGCCAGCCCCACGACAGAAGTTCTGATCGAGGAATCGCTGCTCGGCTGGAAAGAGTTCGAGATGGAAGTTGTGCGCGACAAGGCGGACAATTGCATCATCATCTGCTCCATCGAAAATGTCGATCCGATGGGCGTGCATACCGGCGATTCCATCACTGTCGCGCCAGCCCTGACGCTGACCGACAAGGAATATCAGATCATGCGCAATGCCAGCATCGCCTGCTTGCGCGAAATCGGAGTGGAAACAGGGGGATCGAACGTACAGTTCGCGGTTAATCCCGAGGATGGCCGCCTCATCGTGATCGAGATGAACCCGCGCGTATCGCGTTCATCGGCGCTGGCATCCAAGGCCACCGGCTTTCCCATCGCCCGCGTCGCGGCGAAGCTGGCGGTTGGCTATACGCTGGATGAAATCACCAACGAAATCACCGGCGCAACGCCCGCCAGCTTTGAACCGACGCTGGATTATGTTGTCACCAAGATCCCGCGCTTCGCCTTTGAAAAATTCAAAGGTGCGGACAACCTCCTGTCCACCGCGATGAAATCGGTGGGTGAGGTCATGGCCATCGGGCGCAATTTCAAGGAAAGCCTGCAAAAGGCCCTCCGCGGCCTTGAAACGGGGCTGGACGGGTTCAATCGCATGGTTGAACTGGAAGGTGGCAACCGCGAGACGATCACTGCAGCACTCAGCCGTGCGACGCCCGACAGGCTGCTCAATATCGGGCAGGCATTCCGCGAAGGCTTCACGCTGGAGGACGTGCAGGCGATCACGCATTATGATCCGTGGTTCCTGCGTCATGTCGAGGAAATCATCTACGAAGAGGCGATGATCGGCCAGAATGGTCTGCCCAACACTGCAGAGGAATTGCGCCGGCTGAAGGCCATGGGCTTTTCTGACAAGCGGCTGGCTACGCTGGCCGTGCGGTCTGTTGGCGTTGCGGGTGGACTTGGCGAAACGCAGGCCAGGCGTTCGGGCCTGCTGCACGATGCCCTGCGCGCAATGGCGGGTGCCACCAGCGAGGAAGAGGTGCGCAAGCTGCGGCAGAAGCTGGGCGTGCTGCCGGTATTCAAGCGTATAGATAGCTGCGCCGCCGAATTTGAGGCGGTCACGCCCTATATGTATTCGACTTATGAGGCCCCCAGCTTCGGAGAGCCGGAGAATGAGGCTTGGCCATCGGATCGTGAAAAGGTGGTCATCCTTGGCGGCGGACCCAACCGCATCGGGCAGGGGATCGAGTTCGATTATTGCTGCGTTCACGCCTGTTTTGCGCTGAGCGCAGCGGGCTATGAAACCATCATGGTCAATTGCAATCCGGAAACGGTTTCCACTGATTACGATACATCCGACCGCCTCTATTTTGAGCCGCTGACGGCAGAGGATGTGCTCGAAATCCTGCGGGTGGAGCATTCACGCGGCACGCTGAAGGGCGTGATCGTGCAGTTCGGGGGGCAGACCCCGCTCAAGCTGGCGAGCGCGCTGGAAAATGCCGGCATCCCGATCCTTGGCACCAGTCCCGATGCGATCGACCTTGCCGAAGATCGTGAACGCTTTGCCAGGCTGATAAACAAGCTGAAGCTCAAGCAACCCGAAAACGGCATTGCCTACAGCCGTGACGAGGCAATGGCTGTGGCGCATCGCATCGGTTACCCGGTGCTGCTTCGCCCCAGCTATGTGCTTGGCGGGCGGGCTATGGAAATCGTGGATTCCGACGCGCAGCTTGATAATTATATCGCCACGGCCGTCAATGTATCGGGCAGTAGCCCGGTGCTGGTGGACCAATATCTGCGCGATGCTATCGAATGCGATGTCGATGTCCTGTGCGACGGGAACGATGTCGTCGTCGCAGGCGTGATGCAGCATATCGAGGAGGCGGGCGTCCATTCGGGCGATTCTGCCTGTTCTCTCCCGCCCTACAGCCTGTCGGATGAGATTGTGGAGGAACTGGAGCGCCAGTCAGAAGCGCTCGCGATTGCGCTGGAAGTGCGCGGATTGATGAACGTGCAATTCGCGGTAAAGGATGGCGAGGTCTATCTAATCGAAGTGAACCCGCGCGCCAGCCGCACCGTGCCTTTCGTTGCCAAGGCCACTGGATCACAAATCGCCAAAATCGCCGCAAGGGTTATGGCAGGAGAGAAACTGGCCGATCTGCCTAAAATCCGTCGAGAGATGGATTATGTCGCGGTGAAGGAAGCCGTATTCCCCTTCGCACGCTTCCCCGGATCGGATCCGGTGCTGACACCAGAAATGAAGAGCACTGGCGAAGTGATGGGTATCGATAGCGATTTTGCCACGGCCTACACCAAATCACAAATCGCCGGTGGCAGTGATCTGCCAAAAGGCGGAACCTTGTTCGTTTCCGTCAAGGATGGCGACAAGCCGCACATCGTGGAGCCTGTTCGCCAATTGCTCGATTACGGCTTCAATGTCGTGGCGACAGGAGGCACACAGCAATATCTTGCCGAACAGGGCCTGCCGGTTGAACGGATCAATAAGGTTGCCGAAGGCCGCCCGCATATTGTCGACAAGATCAGCGATGGCGAGATTACTCTCGTGTTCAATACGACGGAAGGCTGGCAGAGCCATAAGGACAGCCAATCCATTCGCGCATCGGTGCTGGAAAACAGGGTGCCTTATTACACGACGGCCGCCGCATCGGTGGCCGCAGCTCAGGCAATTGTATCGGTTTCGGCCAGTGATCTTGCAGTCAGGAGCTTGCAGGACTATTATAGCTGA